In Acidaminococcus timonensis, one DNA window encodes the following:
- a CDS encoding NfeD family protein codes for MVLVLAVLWLVRRGPGSWLGRHLTLHLRSTKARGYTGNRERTDLIGKSGVAQTVLRPSGRALIDGQLVDVITDGEFYEPGTRIKVVAVTGGRTIVRKEA; via the coding sequence GTGGTGCTGGTACTGGCGGTGCTGTGGCTGGTGCGCCGGGGACCCGGAAGCTGGCTGGGGCGGCATTTGACTCTGCACCTGCGTTCCACGAAAGCCAGGGGCTATACGGGGAACCGGGAACGGACGGACCTCATAGGGAAGAGCGGCGTGGCCCAGACGGTGCTGCGGCCTTCAGGCCGGGCCCTGATTGACGGTCAGCTGGTGGATGTGATCACCGATGGAGAATTTTATGAACCGGGCACCCGGATCAAAGTGGTTGCGGTGACCGGGGGTCGGACAATCGTCCGGAAGGAGGCGTAA
- the floA gene encoding flotillin-like protein FloA (flotillin-like protein involved in membrane lipid rafts), with protein MVAVLGSSVLIVALLAVILLFLHFVPLGLWISAMAAGVNVHIFTLVGMRLRRVVPSKIILPLVKANKAGLDVNVDQLEAHFLAGGDVDRVVDALIAAERADIPLTFERAAAIDLAGRDVLEAVQMSVNPKVIETPLISAVAKNGIELKVRARVTVRANIDRLVGGAGESTIIARVGEGIVTTVGSSEEHTDVLENPDHISRTVLSKGLDAGSAFEILSIDIADVDVGRNIGAQLMTDQAEADKNIAQAKAEERRAMAVAKEQEMRAYTQEMQAKVVEAQAQVPQALAQALREGHLGAMDYYNLKNLMADTKMRESLVSSGQEELPPTRDPGK; from the coding sequence ATGGTTGCAGTGTTAGGCAGTTCTGTTTTGATTGTGGCCCTGCTGGCGGTCATCCTGCTGTTTTTGCATTTCGTACCGCTGGGCCTGTGGATCTCGGCCATGGCGGCCGGGGTCAATGTCCATATCTTTACCCTGGTGGGGATGCGGCTGCGCCGGGTGGTCCCGTCGAAAATCATCCTGCCCCTGGTGAAGGCCAACAAGGCCGGGCTGGACGTGAATGTGGACCAGCTGGAGGCCCATTTCCTGGCCGGAGGTGACGTGGACCGGGTCGTGGATGCCCTGATCGCCGCAGAACGGGCAGACATTCCCCTGACCTTCGAGCGGGCGGCGGCCATCGATCTGGCCGGCCGTGATGTGCTGGAAGCTGTCCAGATGAGCGTCAATCCCAAAGTCATCGAGACCCCGCTGATTTCTGCGGTGGCCAAAAACGGCATCGAACTGAAGGTACGGGCCCGGGTAACGGTGCGGGCCAACATCGACCGCCTGGTGGGCGGTGCCGGGGAAAGTACCATCATTGCCCGTGTGGGCGAGGGCATCGTTACCACCGTAGGGTCTTCGGAGGAACATACGGATGTGCTGGAGAATCCGGATCACATTTCCCGGACGGTACTGAGCAAGGGTCTGGATGCAGGCTCTGCCTTTGAAATCCTGTCCATCGATATTGCCGACGTGGACGTGGGCCGGAACATCGGGGCCCAGTTGATGACGGACCAGGCGGAAGCGGACAAGAACATCGCCCAGGCCAAGGCAGAGGAACGCCGGGCCATGGCTGTGGCCAAGGAGCAGGAAATGCGGGCGTATACCCAGGAAATGCAGGCCAAGGTGGTGGAAGCCCAGGCCCAGGTGCCCCAGGCACTGGCCCAGGCGCTGCGGGAAGGCCATCTGGGGGCCATGGATTACTACAACCTGAAGAACCTGATGGCGGATACCAAAATGCGGGAAAGCCTGGTCAGCAGCGGTCAGGAGGAACTGCCGCCCACCAGGGATCCCGGCAAGTAA